A genome region from Choloepus didactylus isolate mChoDid1 chromosome 12, mChoDid1.pri, whole genome shotgun sequence includes the following:
- the METTL21C gene encoding protein-lysine methyltransferase METTL21C — protein MDVCLSSTQQSGSLGGGLRTPGGWLEADKKGTLQEDGSRGPPRGSNKEEPSLHSLQTFVPTNYSSYTQENYLYAGKEIIIQESIECYGAVVWPGATALCQYLEEHTEELNLQDAKVLEIGAGPGLVSIVASILGAQVTATDLPDVLGNLQYNLLRNTLKCTAHLPEVKELVWGEDLEQNFPKSTFYYDYVLASDVVYDHYFLDKLLTTMVYLCQPGTVLLWANKFRFSTDYKFLSKFKETFETTLLAEFPESSVKLFKGTLKWE, from the exons ATGGACGTGTGTCTGAGCTCCACGCAGCAGTCCGGGAGCCTTGGGGGAGGACTGAGAACCCCAGGTGGCTGGTTAGAGGCAGACAAGAAGGGGACTCTTCAGGAAGATGGCAGCAGGGGACCCCCAAGAG GTTCTAACAAGGAAGAACCATCTCTTCATAGTCTCCAGACATTTGTTCCTACAAACTATTCCAGTTACACTCAAGAGAACTATCTGTATGCAGGCAAGGAGATCATCATTCAAGAATCAATAGAGTGCTACGGAGCAGTGGTGTGGCCGGGG GCTACTGCTTTGTGTCAGTACTTGGAGGAACATACAGAGGAACTGAATCTCCAAGATGCAAAAGTACTTGAGATTGGTGCTGGACCTGGCCTTGTTTCCATTGTGGCTAGTATTTTAG ggGCGCAAGTTACAGCAACGGATCTGCCTGATGTCCTTGGAAACCTTCAATACAATCTTTTAAGAAACACCCTGAAATGTACAGCACATTTGCCTGAAGTGAAAGAACTGGTGTGGGGAGAAGATCTGGAACAAAACTTCCCCAAGtcaactttttattatgattatgttTTGGCCTCTGATGTGGTCTATGACCATTACTTTCTGGACAAGTTGCTCACCACCATGGTATACCTTTGTCAGCCAGGAACAGTGTTGCTTTGGGCAAACAAGTTCAGATTCAGTACTGATTACAAATTTTTAAGTAAATTCAAGGAAACTTTTGAAACAACACTTTTGGCTGAATTTCCAGAGTCATCAGTCAAACTCTTTAAAGGAACACTAAAATGGgagtaa